CTAATGCCATTTTGAATCCTTCTTCTCTACTTAGCTTTTAATCATGCTAAGAGCTTTAATTGTTGCTCTTACCACGTTAGAAGCGTTGTTTGAACCCAATGACTTTGTCAAAATATCTTTAATACCCGCAAGTTCAACGACAGGACGTGTTGCACCACCAGCGATTACGCCGGTACCATCACTTGCTGGCTTAAGAATAATACGACTTGCATTAAATTTAACTTCAACATCATGAGCGATGGTTGAACCTTTGATATTTACTTTGACAATGTTTTTAAACGCATCATCAACTGCTTTTCTAATAGCATCAGGAACCTCTTTAGCCTTACCAAAACCAAAGCCAACAAGACCTTTTTTATTTCCAACAACAACGAGTGCTGTAAATCTAAAACGTCTACCGCCTTTAACAACTTTTGTTACGCGGCCAATGTTAACGATGACTTCTTCAAACTCTTCTCTGTTGTATTTTTCCATTGAATCGTTTTCCTCTTCTTTTTCTTATAGCACTATGCCGTTTGCTCTAAGGCCGTCTGCAAAAGCAGCAACTACCCCATGATACAAATAACCATTTCTATCATAGACAACTTTAGTCAAATTCTTAGCCTTGAGCGTCTCCGCAAACACTTTTGCAACTTCTGTTGCACTTGCTTTGCTAGCATTGAACCCTAATTTTTTGCCATCTACACTTGCCAACGTAACACCACTAATATCATCTATTGCTTGCGCATAAAGAAATCTGTTTGATTTAAAGAAAGAGATTCTTGGTCTTTGTTCTGTACCAGAAATATCTGCTCTTACTCTTTTTTTACGTTTAACTCTTAATGCAAGCTTTCGTTTTAAAATATTTGCTCTCATCTCTTACCCCTACTTCTTGGAAGTTTTTCCGGCTTTACGGATAATAGTTTCATCAGAATATTTAACACCTTTACCTTTGTAAGGCTCTGGAGCTCTAAAACTTCTAATTTCGGCAGCAATCTGACCAACTACTTGCTTGTCATCACCTTGAATAGTCACTACGTTTTTCTCAACAACAATGTGAATATCTTTTGGAAATTCATAATTAATTGGGTGAGAAAATCCAAGTTGAAGCTC
Above is a genomic segment from Sulfurospirillum halorespirans DSM 13726 containing:
- the rpsE gene encoding 30S ribosomal protein S5, with amino-acid sequence MEKYNREEFEEVIVNIGRVTKVVKGGRRFRFTALVVVGNKKGLVGFGFGKAKEVPDAIRKAVDDAFKNIVKVNIKGSTIAHDVEVKFNASRIILKPASDGTGVIAGGATRPVVELAGIKDILTKSLGSNNASNVVRATIKALSMIKS
- the rplR gene encoding 50S ribosomal protein L18 translates to MRANILKRKLALRVKRKKRVRADISGTEQRPRISFFKSNRFLYAQAIDDISGVTLASVDGKKLGFNASKASATEVAKVFAETLKAKNLTKVVYDRNGYLYHGVVAAFADGLRANGIVL